In a genomic window of Rhinoderma darwinii isolate aRhiDar2 chromosome 10, aRhiDar2.hap1, whole genome shotgun sequence:
- the AP5B1 gene encoding AP-5 complex subunit beta-1 isoform X2, which produces MAERSNSSWIRNVASFSSNPKSFLLNTAVEGFVDDLLKDLKSEGLSEQTKVSMLNLFLEFPTLLCPDQTSGEVTTEILLNILQQMSPSLKNTTLRCHLLLAIETVLITTDNFNWNCKTAQELASLLMHVVSDVNDKKQGAANRPLRVVACECLRELENCYPGLLSQRLEQLYTLQQQEVTGVHQSYTILYSIALKNAIQLLAQKDGPSHGALKQMLMSNDSFLWNATKDMRELRAASDIDIQDRSRLYYVLLTNVSSDKLGKILNMSPTGGPTKARSLSSIMTESENFSTLLTIQNTEKTILHLCPVLDPAKILPTYAEASTDESKESGCTVEEYFRHLADHRSTLLTLKYQMTFKGDVEEKYQKLFCIILQFDLTDGSYEPIGDIDVPCLYIGRTAPVVTVNLVPKDPHPSYLVVNATFSTQDGLTYHTRLDPLPVTFPELFVPFPLPASCQLDARCHLFDKLWHALNSDDLKDHEESIFCYKMSESSLRDVVVFHFAKYVVSHHAHQYKIGIVLPPRSHILMCAQIQDDTAQFQIRTDNWKLLPYMNAHLLDVSNKT; this is translated from the exons ATGGCGGAGAGAAGTAACAGCAGCTGGATCAGGAATGTGGCGTCCTTCAGTTCCAATCCTAAATCCTTCTTACTAAACACGGCCGTGGAGGGTTTTGTGGACGATCTCTTAAAAGACCTTAAAAGTGAAGGTTTGAGTGAACAAACGAAG GTTTCAATGCTGAATCTGTTTCTAGAATTTCCAACGCTTCTGTGCCCGGACCAGACATCAGGCGAGGTCACCACGGAAATCCTGCTGAATATTTTACAACAGATGTCCCCATCATTGAAGAATACAACTTTGAGATGCCACCTCCTGTTAGCAATCGAGACCGTTTTGATTACCACTGATAACTTCAATTGGAATTGCAAAACCGCACAAGAGTTAGCCTCGCTGCTCATGCACGTCGTATCGGACGTCAACGACAAGAAGCAGGGGGCAGCCAACAGGCCTCTTCGCGTTGTAGCCTGTGAATGCCTGCGAGAATTGGAAAATTGCTACCCTGGGCTCCTCTCTCAAAGACTGGAGCAGCTATACACCCTGCAACAACAGGAGGTGACCGGTGTACATCAATCGTATACCATACTGTACAGCATAGCCTTgaagaatgccatacagctcttGGCGCAGAAAGACGGGCCGTCTCATGGTGCCCTCAAGCAAATGCTAATGAGCAACGACAGCTTCCTATGGAATGCTacaaaagacatgagagaattacgAGCTGCGTCAG ACATTGACATCCAAGACCGATCCCGATTGTATTACGTTCTCCTTACCAACGTCTCCAGTGATAAGCTTGGGAAAATTCTCAACATGTCTCCGACTGGTGGCCCAACCAAAGCAAGATCCTTGTCTTCGATTATGACAGAAAGTGAGAACTTCTCCACCTTATTGACCATTCAGAATACAGAAAAGACAATTCTCCACTTGTGTCCTGTACTTGATCCTGCAAAGATTTTACCAACTTATGCAGAAGCCTCTACAGACGAGAGTAAGGAGTCTGGATGTACTGTCGAAGAATACTTCCGACATCTTGCTGATCACCGATCGACTTTGCTTACCTTGAAGTATCAAATGACTTTCAAAGGAGATGTTGAAGAAAAGTACCAGAAATTattctgtattattctccagtttGACTTAACAGATGGGTCTTATGAACCAATAGGCGATATCGATGTTCCATGCCTCTACATTGGTCGAACAGCACCTGTGGTCACAGTCAACTTGGTCCCAAAGGACCCTCATCCATCTTACTTAGTTGTGAATGCCACATTTAGCACCCAGGACGGATTAACTTATCATACACGTCTTGATCCGCTGCCTGTAACATTCCCAGAACTATTTGTACCATTCCCTTTGCCCGCATCTTGCCAGCTGGACGCCCGCTGCCACCTGTTTGACAAGCTTTGGCATGCTTTAAACTCAGACGACCTGAAAGACCATGAAGAAAGCATATTCTGCTACAAGATGTCAGAATCATCTCTTCGTGATGTTGTGGTATTTCATTTTGCCAAGTATGTTGTGTCCCATCATGCTCATCAATACAAGATTGGTATAGTCCTTCCTCCAAGGTCCCACATATTGATGTGTGCCCAAATTCAGGATGACACCGCTCAGTTTCAGATCAGAACTGATAACTGGAAACTACTGCCGTATATGAACGCTCACCTTCTGGATGTGTCCAATAAGACGTGA
- the AP5B1 gene encoding AP-5 complex subunit beta-1 isoform X1, which translates to MAERSNSSWIRNVASFSSNPKSFLLNTAVEGFVDDLLKDLKSEGLSEQTKVSMLNLFLEFPTLLCPDQTSGEVTTEILLNILQQMSPSLKNTTLRCHLLLAIETVLITTDNFNWNCKTAQELASLLMHVVSDVNDKKQGAANRPLRVVACECLRELENCYPGLLSQRLEQLYTLQQQEVTGVHQSYTILYSIALKNAIQLLAQKDGPSHGALKQMLMSNDSFLWNATKDMRELRAASGEQLFLLPSNNETKELKSILALLLEDSYLFTSVCQNTLFWQIIQVVAMVRTLSPAIFKSQLVRMFGTNDISCFHSILQMKAVFTDSLFTAEDEHFLLQRLVGMTLHPLLSTPVKLFYLDCLLHFPENRPLNSNPGENLPVLLTIQMTSSLFPNIFNDCSTMLCRQNLLSMVYLENEGYHAERGIGYLFEHLLSLYRMVDKNANRDITARFFRAAYLFVRFFHFCEKHMENLTTNLLDLYKKNSTLAPYFINLINETQILLEFQAWPISLSKALQRQIVELAMDRWTLKNLPWHLKVLSRVAHENAVPQMCTVLFLRRVVVQSDLCLKGDWGLGNALLSVCKQVLQHEHLDKVFMSLADLLQYLMHHFADIDIQDRSRLYYVLLTNVSSDKLGKILNMSPTGGPTKARSLSSIMTESENFSTLLTIQNTEKTILHLCPVLDPAKILPTYAEASTDESKESGCTVEEYFRHLADHRSTLLTLKYQMTFKGDVEEKYQKLFCIILQFDLTDGSYEPIGDIDVPCLYIGRTAPVVTVNLVPKDPHPSYLVVNATFSTQDGLTYHTRLDPLPVTFPELFVPFPLPASCQLDARCHLFDKLWHALNSDDLKDHEESIFCYKMSESSLRDVVVFHFAKYVVSHHAHQYKIGIVLPPRSHILMCAQIQDDTAQFQIRTDNWKLLPYMNAHLLDVSNKT; encoded by the exons ATGGCGGAGAGAAGTAACAGCAGCTGGATCAGGAATGTGGCGTCCTTCAGTTCCAATCCTAAATCCTTCTTACTAAACACGGCCGTGGAGGGTTTTGTGGACGATCTCTTAAAAGACCTTAAAAGTGAAGGTTTGAGTGAACAAACGAAG GTTTCAATGCTGAATCTGTTTCTAGAATTTCCAACGCTTCTGTGCCCGGACCAGACATCAGGCGAGGTCACCACGGAAATCCTGCTGAATATTTTACAACAGATGTCCCCATCATTGAAGAATACAACTTTGAGATGCCACCTCCTGTTAGCAATCGAGACCGTTTTGATTACCACTGATAACTTCAATTGGAATTGCAAAACCGCACAAGAGTTAGCCTCGCTGCTCATGCACGTCGTATCGGACGTCAACGACAAGAAGCAGGGGGCAGCCAACAGGCCTCTTCGCGTTGTAGCCTGTGAATGCCTGCGAGAATTGGAAAATTGCTACCCTGGGCTCCTCTCTCAAAGACTGGAGCAGCTATACACCCTGCAACAACAGGAGGTGACCGGTGTACATCAATCGTATACCATACTGTACAGCATAGCCTTgaagaatgccatacagctcttGGCGCAGAAAGACGGGCCGTCTCATGGTGCCCTCAAGCAAATGCTAATGAGCAACGACAGCTTCCTATGGAATGCTacaaaagacatgagagaattacgAGCTGCGTCAGGTGAGCAACTGTTCCTTCTCCCCTCCAACAATGAGACAAAAGAATTAAAATCCATCCTGGCTCTGTTATTAGAAGACTCCTATCTCTTTACATCTGTGTGCCAAAATACCCTGTTCTGGCAAATTATACAGGTGGTGGCTATGGTTCGGACCTTATCCCCGGCCATCTTTAAATCGCAGCTGGTCCGCATGTTTGGCACCAATGATATATCGTGTTTTCACAGTATATTGcagatgaaagccgtgtttacggACAGTCTGTTCACAGCGGAGGATGAGCACTTCCTCCTGCAGAGGCTGGTGGGCATGACCCTGCACCCACTGCTCTCTACGCCAGTCAAGTTATTCTATTTAGATTGCCTATTACATTTTCCAGAAAACAGACCTCTCAATTCAAACCCCGGTGAGAACCTTCCCGTTCTGCTGACCATCCAAATGACATCTTCTCTGTTCCCCAACATCTTCAATGATTGCAGCACCATGCTCTGCAGACAGAACTTATTGAGCATGGTTTATCTTGAAAATGAAGGCTATCATGCCGAAAGGGGCATAGGATACTTATTTGAACATCTCTTGTCCCTGTATAGGATGGTGGACAAAAACGCCAACAGGGACATAACTGCCAGATTTTTCCGTGCCGCCTACCTGTTCGTGCGATTCTTTCATTTTTGCGAGAAACACATGGAGAATCTGACCACAAACCTCTTAGACCTTTACAAGAAAAATAGCACCTTAGCTCCTTATTTTATAAACTTAATCAATGAGACGCAGATCCTGCTGGAATTTCAGGCTTGGCCAATCTCTCTGTCAAAAGCTTTACAAAGGCAAATAGTAGAACTTGCCATGGATAGGTGGACCTTGAAGAACCTCCCGTGGCATCTTAAGGTTCTTTCAAGAGTAGCCCATGAGAACGCAGTTCCACAGATGtgtacagtcctttttcttcggaGAGTGGTGGTTCAATCTGATTTGTGTCTTAAGGGAGATTGGGGTCTGGGTAACGCTCTGTTGTCCGTGTGTAAGCAGGTCCTCCAGCATGAACATCTCGATAAAGTGTTCATGTCTTTGGCAGATCTCTTACAATATCTAATGCATCATTTTGCAGACATTGACATCCAAGACCGATCCCGATTGTATTACGTTCTCCTTACCAACGTCTCCAGTGATAAGCTTGGGAAAATTCTCAACATGTCTCCGACTGGTGGCCCAACCAAAGCAAGATCCTTGTCTTCGATTATGACAGAAAGTGAGAACTTCTCCACCTTATTGACCATTCAGAATACAGAAAAGACAATTCTCCACTTGTGTCCTGTACTTGATCCTGCAAAGATTTTACCAACTTATGCAGAAGCCTCTACAGACGAGAGTAAGGAGTCTGGATGTACTGTCGAAGAATACTTCCGACATCTTGCTGATCACCGATCGACTTTGCTTACCTTGAAGTATCAAATGACTTTCAAAGGAGATGTTGAAGAAAAGTACCAGAAATTattctgtattattctccagtttGACTTAACAGATGGGTCTTATGAACCAATAGGCGATATCGATGTTCCATGCCTCTACATTGGTCGAACAGCACCTGTGGTCACAGTCAACTTGGTCCCAAAGGACCCTCATCCATCTTACTTAGTTGTGAATGCCACATTTAGCACCCAGGACGGATTAACTTATCATACACGTCTTGATCCGCTGCCTGTAACATTCCCAGAACTATTTGTACCATTCCCTTTGCCCGCATCTTGCCAGCTGGACGCCCGCTGCCACCTGTTTGACAAGCTTTGGCATGCTTTAAACTCAGACGACCTGAAAGACCATGAAGAAAGCATATTCTGCTACAAGATGTCAGAATCATCTCTTCGTGATGTTGTGGTATTTCATTTTGCCAAGTATGTTGTGTCCCATCATGCTCATCAATACAAGATTGGTATAGTCCTTCCTCCAAGGTCCCACATATTGATGTGTGCCCAAATTCAGGATGACACCGCTCAGTTTCAGATCAGAACTGATAACTGGAAACTACTGCCGTATATGAACGCTCACCTTCTGGATGTGTCCAATAAGACGTGA